Proteins encoded within one genomic window of Siniperca chuatsi isolate FFG_IHB_CAS linkage group LG4, ASM2008510v1, whole genome shotgun sequence:
- the LOC122874722 gene encoding trichohyalin-like isoform X2, producing MWEDEDCSLSHAKGSDSLDLERHKMFRPSCRSSSPFSLTDLDMWDTKSRFTAQTSAWCDMATVSGTEFLSKVSTSTSGSTGGFRQNDPGLRKWQSLSHLALEGATRSFPPCPGAELRATRGESSFRQTEVVQCLQDAHERLNTQLDWLSTRNSQLSYNITTAKLLDMKNKLSEVMTALEQEKEAAELSQFEKSRQRGELREKVLQLEKDLQQMRSILDRGNSYQPTEKTPRSLSRSLPMSQEDFNRQERQKVDTELYKLREALREAEARAKTQEEERNQALQKLQASTEIQRRLLNQIEEMNQRLSHTRQNHSEVQEQLSEANNTISQACLEKAILSTQVLKLEDDIKELKAKVTGPLSDKDHLIQEKADLHQRAQVLELQLKRAQQGSEGCEVLVIQSHNNKQDQETVLMKEESKALREVNEKLTCELEMIKQKLKTSQSLLQEVTAERVINSKQITDLEAECTQLIREKEELLSKMNEDRHEELTEIKEKCCQLGESVEVLELEKLKLQNQCLSLEAEVLEKEEKLHLQEEEYRKQDAVRVQSIEELQVVATHWTEKWQKVALTLQSTQEELEKLKKNNSTEELQVESVHLASEIEKLKKEGQKDKEEIENLLQHKANVETVLTRAKRESDSLLRVELDACKQELELERSRSQALLHRYKDKGGEAVQTQDKQTETDLSESSLLWEPPSDSQSSQNKSPQVCIQSSEVQRLKQKLTEREKELREKEEALKSLEGLREMEKNEAQLKISALELKASEDGQDDGGQADVSTTNSLRAQLEESRRRVNRLQQEKTLAVQKIQTLRQLYLGKDEKPSVEGRKDKTVCPVILETDQQRRMVTEQLKSLFKEREGKEVGKVDNRSAAAQTGASTLQDWTPTSKIIRSAVDRRSWQQGSGLMPVFEEDEESSDWPGGEEGKPAEETHAKETFPNQSQQMSTMSAELSNLKAKKVNLLQATLRCKQPIQDRPPKAKKLSDKSSDVEGANLYHCSDETDLQQKRPPSLYPDGIFLAELVDICSPDEDEEGGKDK from the exons ATGTGGGAAGATGAGGACTGTAGCCTCTCCCATGCAAAGGGAAGTGATAGTTTGGATCTAGAAAGACACAAGATGTTTAGACCCTCATGCAGAAGTTCAAGTCCATTTTCTCTCACAGACCTCGACATGTGGGACACCAAATCTCGCTTTACAGCCCAG aCCTCAGCATGGTGTGATATGGCAACTGTCTCTGGGACAGAGTTTCTGTCCAAAGTCAGCACAAG CACATCTGGGAGCACTGGTGGCTTCAGACAGAATGACCCAGGTCTAAGGAAGTGGCAGTCATTGTCCCATCTGGCACTTGAGGGTGCTACACGATCCTTTCCTCCATGTCCAGGGGCTGAATTAAGGGCTACCCGAGGTGAAAGTAGCTTTAGACAAACAGAAGTGGTGCAATGCCTGCAGGATGCTCATGAGCGTCTCAACACTCAGCTGGACTGGCTGAGCACCAGAAATTCACAGCTGAGCTACAATATAACTACTGCAAAACTGCTTGACATGAAAAATAAG CTGTCAGAAGTGATGACTGCTCTTgagcaggagaaggaggcagCTGAATTATCTCAATTTGAAAAGAGCCGGCAACGTGGAGAGCTTCGTGAAAA GGTCCTACAGCTGGAGAAGGACCTGCAGCAAATGAGGTCTATTTTGGACAGAGGAAATAGTTATCAACCAACCGAAAAAACTCCTCGCTCGCTTAGCAGATCATTACCAATGAGTCAAGAAGACTTTAACAGACAG GAGAGGCAGAAGGTTGACACAGAGCTGTACAAGCTGAGAGAGGCTCTGAGAGAAGCTGAGGCGAGGGCAAAGACACAAGAAGAAGAACGAAACCAGGCACTCCAGAAACTCCAGGCTTCTACAGAG ATACAGAGGAGGCTGTTAAATCAAATAGAGGAGATGAACCAGAGGCTTAGCCACACAAGACAGAATCACTCTGAAGTGCAAGAACAGCTGAGTGAAGCAAACAACACGATCAGCCAAGCATGCCTG GAAAAAGCCATCTTGTCAACTCAAGTGCTAAAACTGGAGGATGATATAAAAGAACTGAAGGCCAAAGTGACAGGGCCTCTGTCTGACAAAGATCACCTGATCCAG GAGAAAGCAGATCTGCACCAGAGGGCCCAGGTCctggagctgcagctgaagaGGGCCCAACAAGGTTCAGAGGGTTGTGAGGTCCTTGTCATTCagtcacacaacaacaaacaggatCAGGAAACTGTTCTGATGAAGGAAGAATCAAAGGCTCTCAGAGAG GTGAATGAAAAGCTGACGTGTGAGCTTGAAATGATTAAGCAGAAACTGAAAACTTCACAGTCTCTGCTACAGGAGGTAACAGCAGAGAGGGTCATCAACTCCAAACAGATCACAGATCTGGAGGCAGAATGCACTCAGCTgatcagagaaaaagaggaactGCTGAGTAAAATGAATGAAGATCGACATGAGGAGCTCACAGAGATCAAAGAAAAGTGCTGCCAGCTCGG GGAATCTGTGGAAGTTTTAGAATTAGAAAAATTGAAACTGCAGAATCAGTGCCTGAGTttggaggctgaggtccttgagaaggaggagaagctACACCTGCAGGAGGAAGAGTATCGGAAACAAGATGCAGTGAGAGTCCAGAGCATTGAGGAACTACAAGTTGTGGCCACACACTGGACTGAGAAATGGCAAAAGGTGGCTTTGACCCTGCAGTCCACACAGGAGGAGCTAGAGAAACTCAAAAAGAACAACTCCACAGAGGAA cTCCAAGTAGAATCCGTACATCTGGCAAGTGAGattgaaaaattaaagaaagagGGCCAGAAAGACAA AGAAGAAATTGAGAATCTGCTGCAGCACAAAGCTAATGTGGAGACAGTGCTGACCAGAGCCAAG AGGGAATCTGACTCACTGCTAAGGGTTGAGCTTGACGCATGCAAACAAGAGCTGGAGCTGGAAAGGAGCAGGAGTCAGGCGCTGCTTCACAGATATAAAGATAAAG GTGGTGAAGCTGTGCAGACTcaggacaaacagacagagacaga CTTATCAGAATCCTCTTTGTTATGGGAGCCACCATCGGACTCCCAGAGCAGCCAAAACAAATCCCCCCAG GTGTGTATACAAAGCAGTGAGGTTCAAAGGCTGAAGcaaaaactgactgaaagagagaaggaacTGAGGGAAAA GGAAGAAGCTTTGAAGAGTCTAGAAGGGctgagagagatggaaaaaaatgaGGCTCAACTCAAGATTTCTGCTCTGGAGCTCAAG GCCTCTGAAGATGGTCAAGATGATGGTGGCCAAGCAGATGTCTCAACCACAAACTCATTGAGGGCCCAGCTAGAAG agagcaggaggagggtgAACCGTCTGCAGCAGGAGAAAACACTGGCAGTCCAGAAGATTCAAACATTGAGGCAGCTTTACCTG GGTAAAGATGAGAAACCATCTGTTGAAGGCAGGAAGGATAAAACTGTCTGTCCAGTTATTTTAGAGACGGACCAGCAGAGGAGGATGGTCACTGAGCAG TTAAAGAGTCTGTTTAAGGAGCGAGAAGGAAAGGAGGTGGGAAAAGTTGACAACAgatcagcagcagctcagactggaGCCTCCACACTGCAAGACTGGACTCCCACATCTAAAATTATACGG AGTGcagtggacaggaggagctggcagCAGGGCTCAGGTTTGATGCCAGTGTTTGAAGAGGACGAGGAGAGCAGTGACTGGccaggaggggaggagggaaagCCAGCAGAGGAGACTCATGCTAAGGAAACATTCCCCAACCAAAGCCAACAG ATGTCAACTATGAGTGCAGAACTCAGCAATCTGAAGGCAAAAAAAGTGAATCTGCTGCAAG CCACACTAAGGTGCAAGCAGCCAATCCAGGACCGTCCCCCTAAAGCAAAAAAACTATCAGACAAGTCTTCTGATGTCGAAGGGGCAAACCTATATCACTGTTCAGATGAGACTGACCTGCAGCAGAAGAGGCCACCTTCCCTCTATCCAGATGGAATATTCCTGGCTGAGCTTGTAGATATCTGTAGccctgatgaagatgaagagggGGGCAAGGACAAATGA
- the LOC122874722 gene encoding golgin subfamily A member 6-like protein 22 isoform X3, translating into MWEDEDCSLSHAKGSDSLDLERHKMFRPSCRSSSPFSLTDLDMWDTKSRFTAQTSAWCDMATVSGTEFLSKVSTSTSGSTGGFRQNDPGLRKWQSLSHLALEGATRSFPPCPGAELRATRGESSFRQTEVVQCLQDAHERLNTQLDWLSTRNSQLSYNITTAKLLDMKNKQLSEVMTALEQEKEAAELSQFEKSRQRGELREKVLQLEKDLQQMRSILDRGNSYQPTEKTPRSLSRSLPMSQEDFNRQERQKVDTELYKLREALREAEARAKTQEEERNQALQKLQASTEIQRRLLNQIEEMNQRLSHTRQNHSEVQEQLSEANNTISQACLEKAILSTQVLKLEDDIKELKAKVTGPLSDKDHLIQEKADLHQRAQVLELQLKRAQQGSEGCEVLVIQSHNNKQDQETVLMKEESKALREVNEKLTCELEMIKQKLKTSQSLLQEVTAERVINSKQITDLEAECTQLIREKEELLSKMNEDRHEELTEIKEKCCQLGESVEVLELEKLKLQNQCLSLEAEVLEKEEKLHLQEEEYRKQDAVRVQSIEELQVVATHWTEKWQKVALTLQSTQEELEKLKKNNSTEELQVESVHLASEIEKLKKEGQKDKEEIENLLQHKANVETVLTRAKRESDSLLRVELDACKQELELERSRSQALLHRYKDKGGEAVQTQDKQTETDLSESSLLWEPPSDSQSSQNKSPQVCIQSSEVQRLKQKLTEREKELREKEEALKSLEGLREMEKNEAQLKISALELKASEDGQDDGGQADVSTTNSLRAQLEESRRRVNRLQQEKTLAVQKIQTLRQLYLGKDEKPSVEGRKDKTVCPVILETDQQRRMVTEQLKSLFKEREGKEVGKVDNRSAAAQTGASTLQDWTPTSKIIRSAVDRRSWQQGSGLMPVFEEDEESSDWPGGEEGKPAEETHAKETFPNQSQQEAYSTQYKDDMRDLKPLSSLPDVNYECRTQQSEGKKSESAASHTKVQAANPGPSP; encoded by the exons ATGTGGGAAGATGAGGACTGTAGCCTCTCCCATGCAAAGGGAAGTGATAGTTTGGATCTAGAAAGACACAAGATGTTTAGACCCTCATGCAGAAGTTCAAGTCCATTTTCTCTCACAGACCTCGACATGTGGGACACCAAATCTCGCTTTACAGCCCAG aCCTCAGCATGGTGTGATATGGCAACTGTCTCTGGGACAGAGTTTCTGTCCAAAGTCAGCACAAG CACATCTGGGAGCACTGGTGGCTTCAGACAGAATGACCCAGGTCTAAGGAAGTGGCAGTCATTGTCCCATCTGGCACTTGAGGGTGCTACACGATCCTTTCCTCCATGTCCAGGGGCTGAATTAAGGGCTACCCGAGGTGAAAGTAGCTTTAGACAAACAGAAGTGGTGCAATGCCTGCAGGATGCTCATGAGCGTCTCAACACTCAGCTGGACTGGCTGAGCACCAGAAATTCACAGCTGAGCTACAATATAACTACTGCAAAACTGCTTGACATGAAAAATAAG CAGCTGTCAGAAGTGATGACTGCTCTTgagcaggagaaggaggcagCTGAATTATCTCAATTTGAAAAGAGCCGGCAACGTGGAGAGCTTCGTGAAAA GGTCCTACAGCTGGAGAAGGACCTGCAGCAAATGAGGTCTATTTTGGACAGAGGAAATAGTTATCAACCAACCGAAAAAACTCCTCGCTCGCTTAGCAGATCATTACCAATGAGTCAAGAAGACTTTAACAGACAG GAGAGGCAGAAGGTTGACACAGAGCTGTACAAGCTGAGAGAGGCTCTGAGAGAAGCTGAGGCGAGGGCAAAGACACAAGAAGAAGAACGAAACCAGGCACTCCAGAAACTCCAGGCTTCTACAGAG ATACAGAGGAGGCTGTTAAATCAAATAGAGGAGATGAACCAGAGGCTTAGCCACACAAGACAGAATCACTCTGAAGTGCAAGAACAGCTGAGTGAAGCAAACAACACGATCAGCCAAGCATGCCTG GAAAAAGCCATCTTGTCAACTCAAGTGCTAAAACTGGAGGATGATATAAAAGAACTGAAGGCCAAAGTGACAGGGCCTCTGTCTGACAAAGATCACCTGATCCAG GAGAAAGCAGATCTGCACCAGAGGGCCCAGGTCctggagctgcagctgaagaGGGCCCAACAAGGTTCAGAGGGTTGTGAGGTCCTTGTCATTCagtcacacaacaacaaacaggatCAGGAAACTGTTCTGATGAAGGAAGAATCAAAGGCTCTCAGAGAG GTGAATGAAAAGCTGACGTGTGAGCTTGAAATGATTAAGCAGAAACTGAAAACTTCACAGTCTCTGCTACAGGAGGTAACAGCAGAGAGGGTCATCAACTCCAAACAGATCACAGATCTGGAGGCAGAATGCACTCAGCTgatcagagaaaaagaggaactGCTGAGTAAAATGAATGAAGATCGACATGAGGAGCTCACAGAGATCAAAGAAAAGTGCTGCCAGCTCGG GGAATCTGTGGAAGTTTTAGAATTAGAAAAATTGAAACTGCAGAATCAGTGCCTGAGTttggaggctgaggtccttgagaaggaggagaagctACACCTGCAGGAGGAAGAGTATCGGAAACAAGATGCAGTGAGAGTCCAGAGCATTGAGGAACTACAAGTTGTGGCCACACACTGGACTGAGAAATGGCAAAAGGTGGCTTTGACCCTGCAGTCCACACAGGAGGAGCTAGAGAAACTCAAAAAGAACAACTCCACAGAGGAA cTCCAAGTAGAATCCGTACATCTGGCAAGTGAGattgaaaaattaaagaaagagGGCCAGAAAGACAA AGAAGAAATTGAGAATCTGCTGCAGCACAAAGCTAATGTGGAGACAGTGCTGACCAGAGCCAAG AGGGAATCTGACTCACTGCTAAGGGTTGAGCTTGACGCATGCAAACAAGAGCTGGAGCTGGAAAGGAGCAGGAGTCAGGCGCTGCTTCACAGATATAAAGATAAAG GTGGTGAAGCTGTGCAGACTcaggacaaacagacagagacaga CTTATCAGAATCCTCTTTGTTATGGGAGCCACCATCGGACTCCCAGAGCAGCCAAAACAAATCCCCCCAG GTGTGTATACAAAGCAGTGAGGTTCAAAGGCTGAAGcaaaaactgactgaaagagagaaggaacTGAGGGAAAA GGAAGAAGCTTTGAAGAGTCTAGAAGGGctgagagagatggaaaaaaatgaGGCTCAACTCAAGATTTCTGCTCTGGAGCTCAAG GCCTCTGAAGATGGTCAAGATGATGGTGGCCAAGCAGATGTCTCAACCACAAACTCATTGAGGGCCCAGCTAGAAG agagcaggaggagggtgAACCGTCTGCAGCAGGAGAAAACACTGGCAGTCCAGAAGATTCAAACATTGAGGCAGCTTTACCTG GGTAAAGATGAGAAACCATCTGTTGAAGGCAGGAAGGATAAAACTGTCTGTCCAGTTATTTTAGAGACGGACCAGCAGAGGAGGATGGTCACTGAGCAG TTAAAGAGTCTGTTTAAGGAGCGAGAAGGAAAGGAGGTGGGAAAAGTTGACAACAgatcagcagcagctcagactggaGCCTCCACACTGCAAGACTGGACTCCCACATCTAAAATTATACGG AGTGcagtggacaggaggagctggcagCAGGGCTCAGGTTTGATGCCAGTGTTTGAAGAGGACGAGGAGAGCAGTGACTGGccaggaggggaggagggaaagCCAGCAGAGGAGACTCATGCTAAGGAAACATTCCCCAACCAAAGCCAACAG GAGGCCTATAGCACCCAATATAAGGATGACATGAGAGATCTGAAACCACTCTCTTCTCTGCCAGATGTCAACTATGAGTGCAGAACTCAGCAATCTGAAGGCAAAAAAAGTGAATCTGCTGCAAG CCACACTAAGGTGCAAGCAGCCAATCCAGGACCGTCCCCCTAA
- the LOC122874722 gene encoding golgin subfamily A member 6-like protein 22 isoform X6 — protein MWEDEDCSLSHAKGSDSLDLERHKMFRPSCRSSSPFSLTDLDMWDTKSRFTAQTSAWCDMATVSGTEFLSKVSTSTSGSTGGFRQNDPGLRKWQSLSHLALEGATRSFPPCPGAELRATRGESSFRQTEVVQCLQDAHERLNTQLDWLSTRNSQLSYNITTAKLLDMKNKQLSEVMTALEQEKEAAELSQFEKSRQRGELREKVLQLEKDLQQMRSILDRGNSYQPTEKTPRSLSRSLPMSQEDFNRQERQKVDTELYKLREALREAEARAKTQEEERNQALQKLQASTEIQRRLLNQIEEMNQRLSHTRQNHSEVQEQLSEANNTISQACLEKAILSTQVLKLEDDIKELKAKVTGPLSDKDHLIQEKADLHQRAQVLELQLKRAQQGSEGCEVLVIQSHNNKQDQETVLMKEESKALREVNEKLTCELEMIKQKLKTSQSLLQEVTAERVINSKQITDLEAECTQLIREKEELLSKMNEDRHEELTEIKEKCCQLGESVEVLELEKLKLQNQCLSLEAEVLEKEEKLHLQEEEYRKQDAVRVQSIEELQVVATHWTEKWQKVALTLQSTQEELEKLKKNNSTEELQVESVHLASEIEKLKKEGQKDKEEIENLLQHKANVETVLTRAKRESDSLLRVELDACKQELELERSRSQALLHRYKDKGGEAVQTQDKQTETDLSESSLLWEPPSDSQSSQNKSPQVCIQSSEVQRLKQKLTEREKELREKEEALKSLEGLREMEKNEAQLKISALELKASEDGQDDGGQADVSTTNSLRAQLEESRRRVNRLQQEKTLAVQKIQTLRQLYLGKDEKPSVEGRKDKTVCPVILETDQQRRMVTEQLKSLFKEREGKEVGKVDNRSAAAQTGASTLQDWTPTSKIIRSAVDRRSWQQGSGLMPVFEEDEESSDWPGGEEGKPAEETHAKETFPNQSQQPH, from the exons ATGTGGGAAGATGAGGACTGTAGCCTCTCCCATGCAAAGGGAAGTGATAGTTTGGATCTAGAAAGACACAAGATGTTTAGACCCTCATGCAGAAGTTCAAGTCCATTTTCTCTCACAGACCTCGACATGTGGGACACCAAATCTCGCTTTACAGCCCAG aCCTCAGCATGGTGTGATATGGCAACTGTCTCTGGGACAGAGTTTCTGTCCAAAGTCAGCACAAG CACATCTGGGAGCACTGGTGGCTTCAGACAGAATGACCCAGGTCTAAGGAAGTGGCAGTCATTGTCCCATCTGGCACTTGAGGGTGCTACACGATCCTTTCCTCCATGTCCAGGGGCTGAATTAAGGGCTACCCGAGGTGAAAGTAGCTTTAGACAAACAGAAGTGGTGCAATGCCTGCAGGATGCTCATGAGCGTCTCAACACTCAGCTGGACTGGCTGAGCACCAGAAATTCACAGCTGAGCTACAATATAACTACTGCAAAACTGCTTGACATGAAAAATAAG CAGCTGTCAGAAGTGATGACTGCTCTTgagcaggagaaggaggcagCTGAATTATCTCAATTTGAAAAGAGCCGGCAACGTGGAGAGCTTCGTGAAAA GGTCCTACAGCTGGAGAAGGACCTGCAGCAAATGAGGTCTATTTTGGACAGAGGAAATAGTTATCAACCAACCGAAAAAACTCCTCGCTCGCTTAGCAGATCATTACCAATGAGTCAAGAAGACTTTAACAGACAG GAGAGGCAGAAGGTTGACACAGAGCTGTACAAGCTGAGAGAGGCTCTGAGAGAAGCTGAGGCGAGGGCAAAGACACAAGAAGAAGAACGAAACCAGGCACTCCAGAAACTCCAGGCTTCTACAGAG ATACAGAGGAGGCTGTTAAATCAAATAGAGGAGATGAACCAGAGGCTTAGCCACACAAGACAGAATCACTCTGAAGTGCAAGAACAGCTGAGTGAAGCAAACAACACGATCAGCCAAGCATGCCTG GAAAAAGCCATCTTGTCAACTCAAGTGCTAAAACTGGAGGATGATATAAAAGAACTGAAGGCCAAAGTGACAGGGCCTCTGTCTGACAAAGATCACCTGATCCAG GAGAAAGCAGATCTGCACCAGAGGGCCCAGGTCctggagctgcagctgaagaGGGCCCAACAAGGTTCAGAGGGTTGTGAGGTCCTTGTCATTCagtcacacaacaacaaacaggatCAGGAAACTGTTCTGATGAAGGAAGAATCAAAGGCTCTCAGAGAG GTGAATGAAAAGCTGACGTGTGAGCTTGAAATGATTAAGCAGAAACTGAAAACTTCACAGTCTCTGCTACAGGAGGTAACAGCAGAGAGGGTCATCAACTCCAAACAGATCACAGATCTGGAGGCAGAATGCACTCAGCTgatcagagaaaaagaggaactGCTGAGTAAAATGAATGAAGATCGACATGAGGAGCTCACAGAGATCAAAGAAAAGTGCTGCCAGCTCGG GGAATCTGTGGAAGTTTTAGAATTAGAAAAATTGAAACTGCAGAATCAGTGCCTGAGTttggaggctgaggtccttgagaaggaggagaagctACACCTGCAGGAGGAAGAGTATCGGAAACAAGATGCAGTGAGAGTCCAGAGCATTGAGGAACTACAAGTTGTGGCCACACACTGGACTGAGAAATGGCAAAAGGTGGCTTTGACCCTGCAGTCCACACAGGAGGAGCTAGAGAAACTCAAAAAGAACAACTCCACAGAGGAA cTCCAAGTAGAATCCGTACATCTGGCAAGTGAGattgaaaaattaaagaaagagGGCCAGAAAGACAA AGAAGAAATTGAGAATCTGCTGCAGCACAAAGCTAATGTGGAGACAGTGCTGACCAGAGCCAAG AGGGAATCTGACTCACTGCTAAGGGTTGAGCTTGACGCATGCAAACAAGAGCTGGAGCTGGAAAGGAGCAGGAGTCAGGCGCTGCTTCACAGATATAAAGATAAAG GTGGTGAAGCTGTGCAGACTcaggacaaacagacagagacaga CTTATCAGAATCCTCTTTGTTATGGGAGCCACCATCGGACTCCCAGAGCAGCCAAAACAAATCCCCCCAG GTGTGTATACAAAGCAGTGAGGTTCAAAGGCTGAAGcaaaaactgactgaaagagagaaggaacTGAGGGAAAA GGAAGAAGCTTTGAAGAGTCTAGAAGGGctgagagagatggaaaaaaatgaGGCTCAACTCAAGATTTCTGCTCTGGAGCTCAAG GCCTCTGAAGATGGTCAAGATGATGGTGGCCAAGCAGATGTCTCAACCACAAACTCATTGAGGGCCCAGCTAGAAG agagcaggaggagggtgAACCGTCTGCAGCAGGAGAAAACACTGGCAGTCCAGAAGATTCAAACATTGAGGCAGCTTTACCTG GGTAAAGATGAGAAACCATCTGTTGAAGGCAGGAAGGATAAAACTGTCTGTCCAGTTATTTTAGAGACGGACCAGCAGAGGAGGATGGTCACTGAGCAG TTAAAGAGTCTGTTTAAGGAGCGAGAAGGAAAGGAGGTGGGAAAAGTTGACAACAgatcagcagcagctcagactggaGCCTCCACACTGCAAGACTGGACTCCCACATCTAAAATTATACGG AGTGcagtggacaggaggagctggcagCAGGGCTCAGGTTTGATGCCAGTGTTTGAAGAGGACGAGGAGAGCAGTGACTGGccaggaggggaggagggaaagCCAGCAGAGGAGACTCATGCTAAGGAAACATTCCCCAACCAAAGCCAACAG CCACACTAA